The Pyrenophora tritici-repentis strain M4 chromosome 9, whole genome shotgun sequence sequence GACAAGTGGTACAAGGCCAACGCAGTGTTCGCCAATGGCGGCGTTGCGCAGAGCGGAGAAGCACACGAGCCATGCCAAGACGTGATAAGAGGCCTTGGTATGCTTGAAGCCGAGGGCCGCTTAACTGTTGTTGTGTATGCAAGGGAAGAATCTGGTCGAGAAGACGGCTGGCGACATGGTACCTAGACAATACTTGTGGAGAGTCTGGAACTCGAGATGAATCGGGCGAGCAGTGTGACAGCGAGCGTGATAGCAACGGGCCCATCTCCTTGCAAAACCAAGTTGGAAAAGAGGCTCGGCTGTAGAAACTGAGCAACGGCTGGATAGTGTGGGGATCTGTGCTTAATTGCGGCGTCAAGGCCGACTACAGGCTTGGCAACATCGCTTCGGCTGTTAACCACTGCAACACCTTTGGCTTACGCAATCGTAACGGCCGCAGTGCCATAGGAGGAAGCCTTGGATACGCGGGGTTATATGTGGCTGTCTTTTGTCAGTTGCACCTTCCCCTAGCAACACCGCTGGTGCTTTGTTTTACTCACCCGCGCACCCACCCGTCTCCACCGTAGTCGTGGTCGTGGCCCCACGTTTTAGATACGACCAGCAACGATACCGGAATGTGTCATGTTTCCCGCATCTTCGGGGAGCTCCTAGCTGTCTTGATTCCTTCGTCGATGATCTGATGTCCCAGCCAATCTTCCGTCTCTTCATGAATCTCTGGGAGTCCTACTGGATTGATTGCTTCAAGGTACGACCGATATCTCTTGGATGAGAGTCTCCTGACAGCCTTTTGAGAATATCCAGGCTTGCTCTTTTTCTTAACCATGCATATCTGTTTCTGAAAAGACAACACTATACCATTTCCCCAGGTCTGTGCCTAGCCAGACTACTTTCGCAGTTTCCAGTTTAATTCGCTCCAGAGCCCCATACCGTTTCCACCTGCACAAAGTCAATATCAAGCCATCAATTCTAAAAACAGTCAAAACAGAAAAGCTACCTATAAAATCAACATACCCAGCGACAAAATTCAGTCAACCCAATCTATCCACTCGTCTCGAGCTGTCGCGTGACAAAAGTTGGCTTTGGGGTATTGTAACCTAAGCAATGTAATGGCCAAACCACACCACCAATACCTCCCCAAGAACCCCCAGAACGGCGTCTTTCAAGTAACACAAGACATCACACACGACCACAAGCTTCATCAACCCAAGACCAGACGTTGCTGAATTGGGTTACCAAGGTACTCAACTTACTCTTGCGCTAATCCGCTTTCGTACATGATATACGGAGTTCGGTGGAAATTTGTAAAGTCCGTATGATATTCCAGATTGTTTGAGCGAAAGACGTGATTTTTTATTTGTGATATTTGTGTGTAATCTGCGTTACAAGCCAACCCTAAGATACATTTGTCTCCTATAACTATTTTATGCAGCCATATAAGTAAAAAGATCTCACACATCCTCTACGCCTACAGTGATTGTTTCAAGACTACAAAATATCCAAAACAACTAATCAGCGAATGCCTTATTAGACCTACCTCTACCGTAAGCTAATCTACCCTATCCCAATATTCTTTTGCTAACCATACAGACATTACTAATAactattggaacaaggtccctctagtagtatgactactatggataaccgagtgggaggagggacaaggcggggtggctgcaacgtattgtcTTGACTATCATCTTGAGTGTCGCAGTCTCACTCTGTTGTtgtgggtgctattgcccaccgggcagtgcctgccacaccagcatatcatgtgactcccaagcaccttctaccctggactgaactcagatattctcaacaataaCTAGTATTAGGTGACAAGCTCTTATATATTGTACTTGCTAACGCAGTTTACTATCCTAATACTAGCCTCTACCACCCCCTTTATGTTCCCTGTGGAAGAAAGTTGCCATGACGAAGTTCTTCACGGAGAAATTCTTGGATTCGTTCGCGTTGCGTAGACTAGCTGAATCGTGTATTATATATGTGTTATCCATATCCTCGCAGAACCTACAAAACAAAAGTTAATAAATACTTCCCCCGTTATGTTTTATCGAGAGTTTGATGAGATACTGCCTATAATCGGGGTCCTGGGTCACCCACCTACCGTGAATGAAATCTACTTCACAAACTGGGTAACAATCTGATTTCGAAATGGTGGCCGATACACTGAGTACATTGATGCTGCTATTTTTACTAGAACAATCCTTCAAGGTAGCGTAAACAGGGAGTAGAAAACGCGCTTCTGGAACGAAACAAAGAACGAGCAGTCATAACGTGATAGATATCGATTCATTCAACCAACCCAACAGAGCAGATAACAAGCATCCTCTGCATCCTTCCCCCAGCATAAATATCCCCCATTGAAGAAGTCAAAACACCTCAACGCCAAAACACCCAgcctctctctctctctctctctctcatCCGATCAAACCACCTCTCAAATATCTCAATTCCTCAGCGCCCGCAACCTCTCCGTAAACGCCTCCTCCTCTTGCTCCGTCGGCCCAACCTTTGTCTTCGCCGGTGTAGCAGCCTGAAGATCCTGCTGCAAATCTACGCCCGCCTTATCCGCCGCCTGCGCCATCAAGCGATCCACGTCTTCCTGGGGGGTACCAACAGCCGTGGCAGAGGAGGTAATGTCCTGGTATAATTCCGTTGCCGAGTCTACGTTTTCGAATTGTTTCTCGAAATCTACCATTACGGATGCAATCTACAAGATGTGTGTTAATACAAGTGGAGGTTTTTGTAGAGAACTGGGTGGAGGAGGCCTTACCCGCTCAGGACTCATAGACTTCATAGCCACGTCCAAACTGCGATTCACTTTCATCATGTTGCCCGTGATCTGGCGCATCGTGACGGCGGTTTGTACGCGGCCGGCAATGGCGTCGACGCGTGAGGCGAGTTGGAGGAGGTTTAGCTTTTCGTTTTGCTTCCGGATGGCGTTTCCGGCGTAGATGCGGGCGATGTCGTTGTGGCCTTGCTTCATAGCCTGTGTCGTACGAGTGTTAGTATCGCGCTACGGGTGAGTGGAATATGCGCACCTTTTCTAGCTTCGTCTTCTCGGCTTGTTCTTCCTTGCCGGCCTTGAGCGCCTGCCTGTTCAGCGACTTGGCGGTGAACTACTGCGTGTGAGTGTGGTGATGGATAAGCGGCGGCGTGGTGGACTGACCTTGAGGTTGAAGAGGGCATTTTCTAGACCCGACATGATGTGTAGTTGAGGATTATTATTGGAGCGTCGAGGTGTGGGATGGTGTAGTAGTTGTTCGGGAGATAGGCAGATGGCGGTGCACGTGTGGGATGCGGCTACTTTCCAGGGTCCGCGGGGTTCTTGGGTGGCCCACGCGCCCCGACGTCATTGGGTAGTGAAACACGGCGCAATTCACAGTTCACGCTTTAGGTCAAAGGAAGCATTGATCAGGTCAAGAATTAAGTGCGCGTGAAATCGCAAATGGTGCTCGTCTCGCGCTATAACATGGTGCGCCCCCATGGTTCCCTTGATTAACGCCTAGCCCTATGCTTGAAACATGGCACACGCCGTCCCGAACCCATGTCTAACCCAAACGCCTGACCTCATTCCGCGATGCCGGATGCCCGCTGAACGCCGCGCAACTGAACCCGTTATTCGTACATGTCGTTTATGAGATTCTCACGCTGGTGGCGCGTTGAACTTGTTGGTGGCCGTCTTGAAAAGCTCTTCCTGAGCTGCGATGAGTTGCTCCTCGGTCATGCCGCTCTGCTCGATCTTTGTCTGCTTCTTCTCGCGGTTCTAGGTTAGGTTAGCTAGTAGTCGCGTATAATTATATGATGGCGGACGTGCCTGCTGTTGCTTCTTGTAGTCCTGGGCGACCTCAAGGATAGCGGGGACGTAGTCGCCAAAGTCGAGCTCCTCGAGCGCAGCCTTGACGTGCTCGCATGCAATCGTCTTCTTCGCGTCCTTTTCCGCAATCTCGTTTGCTTCGGATGAGATGAGGGTAATAAACTCGACGCAGCATTCGATTAGGAGGTCGCGCGAGTCTTTTGCAAATGTCATGCCAGGCTCGCTGGCCAGGATGTCTTGGACAATCTTTTGTACGGTCGCTGGGGCGCGTTAGTGTTTGTGCGAGTTTCATGGGCGCAGCGGGGAGAAGGCGCACCCTTTGGTAGCGACAAGTCATCGTTAGCGCCAAACTCGCGGTCGGAcatggtggtggtggaaTGCGCAGTTGGTGTTGTCGTTGAGCGTGCCTTTGTGTATGGCGCGTAGCGACAAGTTAAGAAATACAATCATGCATCCACGCACGGCCCGGCTGTTTGGCCGAAGGCTTC is a genomic window containing:
- a CDS encoding Snf7 multi-domain protein — protein: MSGLENALFNLKFTAKSLNRQALKAGKEEQAEKTKLEKAMKQGHNDIARIYAGNAIRKQNEKLNLLQLASRVDAIAGRVQTAVTMRQITGNMMKVNRSLDVAMKSMSPERIASVMVDFEKQFENVDSATELYQDITSSATAVGTPQEDVDRLMAQAADKAGVDLQQDLQAATPAKTKVGPTEQEEEAFTERLRALRN
- a CDS encoding Class 2 transcription repressor NC2, beta subunit (Dr1): MSDREFGANDDLSLPKATVQKIVQDILASEPGMTFAKDSRDLLIECCVEFITLISSEANEIAEKDAKKTIACEHVKAALEELDFGDYVPAILEVAQDYKKQQQNREKKQTKIEQSGMTEEQLIAAQEELFKTATNKFNAPPA